The Oscillospiraceae bacterium sequence AGCCTTGTGGAGATGATCAAGGCCGTTTTGAAGGTAGCTCTGGTGGGGTTTGTCGTCTACAGCGAGTACCGGCGGCAATTTTCCGTCTTTCCCAATCTGACGGACTACGGCGTCGACCGGAGCGGGCAGGAGATCTTCTCGCTCTGTCTCGGCGTGGGGTTTCGGGCGGCCGTCGCACTGGTGGGCATCGGCGTGGCCGACTACATGTTTCAGTGGTTCGACTTCGAGAAGAACCTCCGTATGACAAAGCAGGAGGTCAAAGACGAGTACAAGATGATCGAGGGCGACCCGCAGATCAAGAGCAAGATCAAGCAGAAACAGCGGGAGATGGCCGCCATGCGCATGATGCGGGCCGTGCCGGAGGCCGACGTCGTCATCACAAACCCCACCCACTACGCCGTGGCTCTCAAGTATGACGAGGCGGTGGCGTCCGCGCCGGTGGTACTCGCGAAGGGCGCCGACAAGATGGCGCTGCGCATCCGCGAGAAGGCCCGGGCGGCCGGCGTGCAGATCGTTGAAAACAAGCCGGTGGCCCGCGCGCTCTACGAGACGGTGGAGGTGGGCCGGCAGATCCCGGCCGCGCTCTTCCAGGCCGTGGCCGAGATCCTCGCCCGCGTGTATCAGGCGGCCAAAAGCCGCAGTGACGAGTGATGAGTGATGAGTGCTGAGTGAGGGACGCCGGCAATTGTGTTGTGAATTATAACGGGGTGGTGGTGTGCGATGCAGTCGGATGCGATGGAGCGGAAACTGAAATTCGGGGATGTGGCCATCGCGGTGCTGGTCATTTCGGTGGTGTTGCTGATCGTCATCCCGCTCTCCACCGCGCTGATCGACGCCCTCATTACGGTGAACCTTGCCGCCGCCGCCATCATATTGCTCATCGCCCTCAATACGAGGGAGATATTGGAGTTTTCCACCTTCCCGTCGCTACTGTTGATCACGACGATCTTCCGCATCGCGATCAACATCTCCACAACGCGTAAGATCCTGGGCAACCACGGCGACGCGGGGCGGTTGGTCGCCACCTTCGGCAACTTTGTGACCGGCGGCAACTTGGTTGTCGGCGTGATCATCTTTCTCATCATCTTCCTCGTGCAGTTCATCGTTATCGTCAAGGGCTCCGAGCGCGTGGCCGAGGTGGCCGCGCGGTTTACGCTGGACGCCATGCCGGGCAAACAGATGGCCATCGACGCCGACCTCAATTCGGGCGTGATCGACGAGAACACGGCCCGGCAGCGCCGCGTCAATGTGCAGCGGGAATCCGACTTCTACGGCGCTATGGACGGCGCGTCCAAATTTGTCAAGGGCGACGCCATCCTCGGCATCATCATCACAATCATCAACATCGTCGGCGGCATACTGATTGAGGTGCTGGGCGGAGGCGCCGCCGCCGACGCCGTGAACGTATACACGGTGGCGACAATCGGCGACGGACTCTCAAGTCAGATCCCGGCGCTGCTCATCTCCACGGCCACCGGCATCCTCGTCACCAAAGCAAATTCCGACAACTCCATGGGGATGGATCTCACCCGCCAGCTTTCCCAGCAGCCCACCGTCCTCGTGATGGGCGGCGCGGTGATCGGCATCATGGGGCTGATCCCAGGTATGCCCGTCGTGTTCATGCTGCCCTTTGCGGGGGGCCTGGTCGCGCTGGGGCTCATGCTGCGCAGCCGGCTCGGTCGGGCGGAGGAGACCGAGGAAGGCGAGGAGGCCCGTGAAGCGGCCGCGGAGATCCGAAAGCCGGAGAACGTGGTCGCGCTCCTCTCGGTGGACCCCATCGAACTTGAGTTCGGTTACGGCATCATCCCGCTGGCCGACGCCTCGCAGGGCGGGGATCTGTTGGACCGCGTCGTCATGATCCGCCGACAGTGCGCGCTAGACCTCGGCATGATCGTGCCGGTCATCCGCCTGCGCGACAACATCCAGTTCACCGCGAACGAATACATGATTAAGATTCGGGGCAACGAGGTGGCGCGGGGCGAGATTTTGCTGGACCACTACCTCGCGATGAACCCCGGCGACATCAGCGAGGAGGTGGAGGGCGTCGATACCCGGGAGCCGGCC is a genomic window containing:
- the flhA gene encoding flagellar biosynthesis protein FlhA: MQSDAMERKLKFGDVAIAVLVISVVLLIVIPLSTALIDALITVNLAAAAIILLIALNTREILEFSTFPSLLLITTIFRIAINISTTRKILGNHGDAGRLVATFGNFVTGGNLVVGVIIFLIIFLVQFIVIVKGSERVAEVAARFTLDAMPGKQMAIDADLNSGVIDENTARQRRVNVQRESDFYGAMDGASKFVKGDAILGIIITIINIVGGILIEVLGGGAAADAVNVYTVATIGDGLSSQIPALLISTATGILVTKANSDNSMGMDLTRQLSQQPTVLVMGGAVIGIMGLIPGMPVVFMLPFAGGLVALGLMLRSRLGRAEETEEGEEAREAAAEIRKPENVVALLSVDPIELEFGYGIIPLADASQGGDLLDRVVMIRRQCALDLGMIVPVIRLRDNIQFTANEYMIKIRGNEVARGEILLDHYLAMNPGDISEEVEGVDTREPAFGLPAKWVSEGARERAELLGYTLVDPPSVIATHLTEVVRRHADELLERQQVQVLADNLRQTQPALVDEVVPKLFSLGEVQKVLGNLLREGVSIRDMGTIVETLGDYGGVTRDPDMLTEYVRQALRRSISHRFAPERQIHVVTLDPALEHQILENVRQTEHGSYVALEPDVVQRMFDSLRAALERVTGLGFAPVVLTAPVVRYQFKKMVEGLAPDLVVLSYNELEQNIDIQADGVVAV
- the flhB gene encoding flagellar biosynthesis protein FlhB, which codes for MAPPGASGEKTERATPKKREETRKKGQVLKSTEVNTAVTMVAMFAALSLFGVSIFQSMAEMLTDYLGTRLGEKLTPQNVSLVFDDAIFTLLRAAMPLLLVAVAAGIVINLVQVGFLLTGATLRPKFSKLNPLQGMKRIFSMRSLVEMIKAVLKVALVGFVVYSEYRRQFSVFPNLTDYGVDRSGQEIFSLCLGVGFRAAVALVGIGVADYMFQWFDFEKNLRMTKQEVKDEYKMIEGDPQIKSKIKQKQREMAAMRMMRAVPEADVVITNPTHYAVALKYDEAVASAPVVLAKGADKMALRIREKARAAGVQIVENKPVARALYETVEVGRQIPAALFQAVAEILARVYQAAKSRSDE